The following are encoded together in the Robertmurraya sp. FSL R5-0851 genome:
- a CDS encoding sugar ABC transporter ATP-binding protein, with the protein MDYLVKMENIKKEFSGVAALKGVHFELVPGEVHVLLGENGAGKSTLMKILSGVYEPTSGTIEISGYQYPKLSPKEAATLGVSIIYQELSVINDLSIAENIFVGKLPTKVSFGIRTVDYQYMNDVTVKLLERVGLKKDPNQLVSELSISEKQQVEIAKALAADAKILIMDEPTSSLTDGEITKLFKIIRQLTSEGVGIVYISHKLKEIKIIGDRITILKDGAFVATRNLAVTETDELISLMVGRELQSKYTKNQNENVGSDEVIFEVKDLTRKDNKVRNISFQLKKGEILGFAGLIGSGRTELMNAIVGSAPTSCGEIILNQRVLKIKNPYDAVKNKIAYITENRRETGFFHNFEIWKNISISNLINNSRFGGLSGLVNKREELKWAEKQKENLSIKCSSIHQNITELSGGNQQKVIIGRWLAADSDLFIFDEPTRGIDVGAKSDIYKIMRELAENGKGVLVVSSELPELLAICDRIAVFHEGNLNGLFTSEEATEEKIMAKATS; encoded by the coding sequence ATGGATTACTTAGTAAAAATGGAGAACATCAAAAAAGAATTCTCTGGTGTCGCAGCATTAAAGGGCGTGCACTTTGAATTAGTTCCTGGAGAAGTCCATGTTCTCTTAGGTGAAAATGGTGCAGGAAAATCAACACTGATGAAAATTTTAAGCGGTGTTTACGAGCCTACATCAGGAACCATTGAAATTAGTGGATACCAGTACCCAAAACTATCGCCAAAGGAAGCTGCAACTCTTGGAGTCAGTATAATCTATCAAGAACTAAGTGTTATTAATGATCTCTCCATTGCCGAAAATATCTTCGTTGGTAAGTTACCAACGAAGGTATCCTTCGGGATTCGGACGGTTGATTATCAATATATGAATGACGTCACGGTGAAACTCTTAGAGAGAGTTGGTTTAAAAAAAGATCCTAATCAACTTGTATCTGAGCTTTCTATTTCAGAAAAACAGCAAGTAGAGATCGCAAAGGCACTTGCTGCTGACGCAAAAATTTTAATAATGGATGAACCAACTTCCTCTTTAACAGATGGAGAAATTACGAAGCTTTTCAAAATCATCCGTCAGTTAACAAGTGAGGGTGTTGGGATCGTTTATATTTCTCATAAGCTAAAGGAAATTAAGATTATTGGTGATCGAATTACTATTCTAAAAGATGGTGCATTTGTTGCAACAAGAAACTTGGCAGTAACAGAGACAGATGAGCTAATTTCTTTAATGGTTGGGCGAGAGTTACAATCCAAATACACAAAAAATCAAAATGAAAATGTTGGGTCAGATGAGGTAATTTTTGAGGTGAAAGATCTCACAAGAAAAGATAACAAGGTGAGAAATATAAGTTTTCAACTGAAAAAAGGAGAAATTCTAGGATTTGCTGGATTGATTGGTTCGGGTCGAACAGAGTTAATGAATGCCATCGTTGGCTCTGCGCCTACTAGCTGTGGTGAAATCATACTCAATCAAAGGGTGTTAAAAATAAAAAATCCTTATGATGCAGTAAAAAATAAAATTGCCTATATTACTGAAAATCGAAGGGAAACAGGATTTTTTCATAATTTTGAAATTTGGAAGAATATATCAATCTCTAATCTTATTAATAACTCTAGATTTGGTGGTTTATCTGGTTTAGTTAATAAAAGGGAAGAGCTAAAATGGGCAGAAAAGCAAAAAGAAAACCTTTCAATTAAATGTTCTTCTATTCATCAAAATATTACGGAGCTTTCGGGCGGAAATCAACAAAAAGTTATCATAGGAAGATGGCTAGCAGCTGATTCAGACCTTTTCATTTTTGATGAGCCCACTCGTGGAATAGATGTAGGGGCAAAAAGTGATATCTATAAGATTATGCGGGAGTTAGCTGAGAATGGAAAAGGGGTCCTTGTCGTCTCATCAGAGCTTCCAGAACTGCTGGCAATCTGTGATAGAATCGCAGTGTTCCATGAAGGAAATCTCAATGGCCTATTTACAAGTGAGGAAGCGACAGAAGAGAAAATAATGGCGAAAGCAACATCGTAA